One stretch of Leptospira mtsangambouensis DNA includes these proteins:
- a CDS encoding TolC family protein: MKRIILPIVFLLNFSCIPALFQRDKEDLKLPEEFLNWETSEKSEKLANQIWQDFFKEQQLIELIDVAIENNQELAILEQEINIANNEVFARQGEYLPKLSLQADGGVEQKERFSTPNANSPTLFVHGGLVMSWEIDIWKKLRNATKSAYLRYLAGIEGKRYVVTNLVAEITDTYFELIALDNQLTLVENYIEVLSKVKDIVVLQREAGRTTSLAVKRFEAEVSKNLARKYDIVQRIAITENRLNFLLGRFPEKITRKSEEFLEISLPEIQKSVPIDLLENRPDIKQATLMLESRKLDVDVARARFYPSLMIDGNIGYEAFNSKHFKGTPVSLAYGLGGGIIAPLINRKAIEANYATANNLQIQALYNYEVSLLKAFTEVTNQIVKIKNLNQKFEAKTKQVLNLKESVEISNILFKAGRIDYIDVLFTQRDFLEAQIEVYELKYSLLESNVGLYKALGGGWRGQKEPEGERKSGNF; this comes from the coding sequence ATGAAACGAATTATTTTACCAATTGTATTTTTACTTAATTTTTCCTGTATACCTGCACTCTTCCAAAGAGATAAGGAAGATTTAAAACTTCCTGAAGAATTCTTAAACTGGGAAACTTCAGAAAAATCGGAAAAGTTAGCGAACCAAATTTGGCAGGATTTTTTCAAGGAACAACAGTTAATCGAACTCATTGATGTTGCTATAGAAAACAACCAGGAACTTGCCATATTAGAACAGGAAATCAATATTGCTAATAACGAAGTTTTTGCCCGCCAAGGGGAATACCTACCTAAACTATCTCTTCAAGCTGATGGTGGCGTTGAACAAAAAGAAAGATTCAGCACACCAAATGCCAATTCACCTACACTTTTTGTGCACGGTGGACTAGTAATGAGTTGGGAAATCGATATCTGGAAAAAACTAAGAAATGCTACCAAGTCAGCTTATTTACGTTATTTGGCTGGAATTGAAGGCAAACGATATGTAGTCACCAACTTGGTTGCTGAAATAACAGATACCTATTTTGAACTAATTGCTTTAGACAATCAACTTACTTTAGTTGAAAACTATATTGAAGTTTTATCCAAGGTGAAAGACATTGTAGTTCTTCAAAGAGAAGCAGGACGAACCACATCATTAGCTGTAAAACGTTTTGAAGCAGAAGTTTCAAAAAATTTAGCAAGAAAATATGACATCGTCCAACGAATCGCAATCACAGAAAACCGCTTAAACTTCTTATTAGGAAGATTTCCTGAAAAAATTACAAGAAAATCAGAAGAGTTTTTAGAGATCTCATTACCTGAGATTCAAAAATCAGTACCCATTGATCTTTTAGAAAATCGACCTGATATCAAACAAGCTACGCTCATGCTAGAATCAAGAAAATTGGATGTTGATGTAGCAAGAGCTAGGTTTTATCCTTCACTAATGATTGATGGAAATATTGGATATGAAGCTTTTAATTCAAAACATTTCAAAGGTACTCCAGTATCGTTAGCTTATGGATTAGGTGGTGGAATCATAGCACCACTCATCAACAGAAAAGCAATTGAAGCAAACTATGCAACTGCAAACAATCTTCAAATTCAAGCTTTATACAATTACGAAGTTTCACTTCTGAAAGCTTTTACAGAAGTAACCAATCAAATTGTAAAAATCAAAAATTTAAATCAAAAATTTGAGGCAAAAACCAAACAAGTCTTAAACTTAAAGGAATCTGTTGAAATTTCCAACATTCTTTTCAAAGCCGGCCGCATAGATTACATTGACGTATTATTTACACAACGAGACTTCTTAGAAGCCCAAATCGAAGTGTATGAATTAAAATACAGTTTATTAGAATCTAACGTTGGTTTGTATAAAGCACTTGGTGGTGGATGGCGTGGACAAAAAGAACCAGAAGGCGAAAGAAAATCTGGCAATTTTTAA
- a CDS encoding ATP-binding protein encodes MVLKNRKIITIFLFFITQFTICQCNLFVLHSNLPVAKNGFLDLSNFDLGNIQNEFAVLNGEWIFFWNESKNEKLQLNLNSELETIIVPGSWNQKIVNGEKIGSLGYATYFLQVKLPEKWKNKILILRADYHAGAYEIFVNGVLSQSVGKFGTTKETSKNVHAPSIGYIYSNSDILNIVIHESNFEHRVGGVGRPLYLGLPKTINSISNQRRNSDLFSISVLFIISLYYIFYFLIRKSDKSNLIFALLCFFLLIRAFVQNEQILREYFPNGDYKLFLLIEYSAMYFSPSIALHFFSFPITYPFKNKFLAISYIISFLYFFYALFVDTFSISLTVLQFQYIVLLICIFTVSLNILAIYKKVKYSWISLCSMFIALITIIIDMMIIQEKIQIPFTASYGLIFMIFTQGIILAVRHSEAFRINEKLTNELTLFNENLENKVKERTVELNLAIERMEKSVKARNEFLANMSHEIRTPMNIISGMAQLLDESDLKPEQKEYVSIFNIANKTLLNVLNDVLDLSKLEQGFLSIDIHEFKIDDLFSDLNKIFQFKTKGTLLTFEMRIDQNVPLFVKGDSNRISQILFNLLSNAFKFTNKGKVILTLSFEDNRLFVFSVRDTGIGMTEEKISKLFIRFYQAHDTNQIFQRGTGLGLAISKKLVELMHGTISVNSILGEGSEFTFKIPLEIATFRNLENLQFQQTNKQMENLKVFVIDDVQENLLIVKKFLEKNISDIYLSTGGNEAVNIYEENLFDIVLMDIQMPNLSGFDLLKIFRKIDSDRFNFCPIIAFTANVTSEEQREIVEAGFSGFLSKPVSKKDIFDKFMEVLK; translated from the coding sequence GTGGTTTTAAAAAATCGAAAAATAATAACAATATTTCTTTTTTTTATAACACAATTTACTATTTGTCAGTGCAATCTGTTCGTTTTACATTCAAACTTACCAGTAGCAAAAAATGGATTTCTGGATTTATCAAATTTTGACCTTGGAAACATTCAAAATGAATTCGCAGTGCTTAATGGCGAATGGATTTTTTTTTGGAATGAATCTAAAAATGAAAAACTTCAATTAAATCTTAATTCCGAATTAGAAACAATTATTGTTCCTGGTTCCTGGAATCAAAAGATTGTGAATGGAGAAAAAATCGGTAGCCTCGGCTATGCAACGTATTTCCTCCAAGTAAAGTTACCAGAAAAATGGAAAAATAAAATTCTAATATTAAGAGCAGACTATCATGCTGGTGCTTATGAAATATTTGTTAACGGCGTTCTTTCGCAATCCGTAGGTAAGTTTGGAACTACAAAGGAAACTTCTAAGAATGTTCACGCGCCTTCAATCGGATATATTTATTCAAATTCAGATATTCTAAACATTGTCATCCATGAATCAAATTTTGAGCACAGGGTAGGTGGAGTTGGTAGACCTTTATATTTAGGATTGCCAAAAACTATAAATTCAATTTCTAATCAAAGGAGAAACTCTGATTTATTTTCAATAAGTGTATTATTTATTATCAGCCTTTATTATATTTTCTATTTTCTAATCAGAAAATCCGATAAATCGAATTTAATTTTTGCACTTCTTTGTTTTTTCTTATTAATAAGAGCTTTTGTTCAAAACGAACAAATACTTAGAGAATATTTTCCAAATGGTGATTATAAGTTATTTCTTCTTATAGAATATAGTGCAATGTATTTTTCTCCAAGTATTGCGCTCCATTTTTTTTCATTCCCAATAACATATCCATTTAAAAATAAATTTTTAGCTATCAGTTATATCATTTCATTTTTATATTTTTTTTATGCCCTTTTTGTAGATACTTTTTCCATTTCTTTAACGGTTTTACAATTTCAATATATAGTACTTCTAATTTGTATATTCACAGTTTCATTAAACATTCTTGCGATTTATAAAAAAGTAAAATATTCGTGGATTTCACTATGCAGTATGTTTATTGCATTAATCACAATTATTATTGATATGATGATTATACAGGAGAAAATTCAAATACCTTTCACTGCGTCCTATGGATTAATTTTTATGATTTTTACTCAAGGAATTATTCTAGCAGTTCGACATTCAGAAGCTTTCAGAATCAACGAAAAACTGACTAATGAATTAACTCTATTCAATGAAAATTTAGAAAACAAAGTTAAGGAGAGAACTGTCGAATTAAATTTAGCAATTGAAAGAATGGAAAAATCTGTTAAAGCTAGAAATGAATTTTTGGCTAACATGAGCCATGAAATTAGAACACCAATGAATATCATTTCAGGTATGGCTCAACTGTTAGATGAGTCAGATTTGAAACCAGAACAAAAAGAATATGTATCAATTTTTAACATTGCCAACAAAACTTTATTAAATGTTTTGAATGATGTTTTAGATTTATCAAAACTAGAACAAGGTTTTTTATCGATTGATATTCATGAATTTAAAATTGATGATTTGTTTAGTGATTTAAATAAAATTTTTCAATTCAAAACAAAGGGTACTTTATTAACTTTCGAAATGCGAATAGATCAAAATGTTCCATTATTCGTTAAGGGTGATTCAAACAGAATTTCCCAGATTTTATTTAATTTATTAAGTAACGCTTTTAAGTTTACGAATAAAGGCAAAGTTATACTTACACTCAGCTTTGAAGACAATAGGCTTTTTGTCTTTTCAGTAAGAGATACTGGTATTGGTATGACAGAAGAAAAGATTAGTAAATTATTTATAAGGTTTTACCAAGCTCATGATACAAATCAAATCTTTCAAAGGGGCACTGGTTTAGGACTAGCAATTTCAAAGAAATTAGTTGAACTTATGCATGGAACAATCTCTGTTAATAGTATTTTGGGTGAAGGATCTGAATTTACTTTCAAAATCCCCTTAGAGATTGCAACTTTCAGAAATTTAGAAAATTTGCAATTCCAACAAACGAATAAACAAATGGAAAATCTGAAAGTATTTGTCATTGATGATGTCCAAGAAAATTTACTTATTGTTAAAAAGTTTTTAGAAAAAAATATTTCTGATATTTATCTTTCTACCGGAGGCAATGAAGCTGTTAACATTTATGAAGAAAATCTGTTTGATATAGTCTTAATGGATATCCAAATGCCAAATTTAAGTGGATTTGACCTATTAAAAATTTTCCGAAAGATAGACTCGGATCGATTTAATTTTTGTCCGATAATTGCGTTTACTGCAAATGTTACTTCGGAAGAACAAAGAGAAATAGTCGAAGCAGGTTTTAGTGGATTTCTTTCTAAACCAGTTTCAAAAAAAGATATATTTGATAAGTTTATGGAAGTTTTAAAATAA
- a CDS encoding Zn-ribbon domain-containing OB-fold protein, with amino-acid sequence MSVTHSFTGTICNQCNFKVAEVLSGCPSCGSESTERVDLKENGTIHSFTVVYVGFGHMATRAPYVLAIVQTEENVKLTTVIEGVTDFNTVKIGDKVRFKGTDEKIGPVFQY; translated from the coding sequence ATGAGCGTAACACATTCATTCACAGGCACAATTTGTAACCAATGTAACTTTAAAGTAGCAGAGGTTTTAAGTGGTTGTCCGTCCTGTGGCAGTGAATCCACGGAAAGAGTGGACCTAAAAGAGAATGGAACCATCCATTCATTCACTGTTGTATATGTTGGATTTGGTCATATGGCGACCCGCGCTCCTTATGTTCTTGCGATTGTACAAACGGAAGAAAACGTAAAATTAACAACAGTGATTGAAGGTGTGACAGATTTTAATACGGTGAAAATTGGAGATAAAGTCCGATTCAAAGGAACCGATGAAAAAATCGGCCCTGTATTTCAATATTAG
- a CDS encoding acetyl-CoA C-acetyltransferase, with amino-acid sequence MGNSYIIDAVRTPRGKGKKRGTLASVHPQELAAATLKAIQSRTGIDPKTVEEVVMGCVSQVADQAACIARYAVMAAHWPKDVPGYTVNRFCGSGLQALNNVANHVASGAMEIGVGGGVESMSRVKMGDDMMGRDFNVGNDKIAAHYNLVPQGISADLIATKYDISREEADRFAESSQQKAHAAVQNGYFKKSVIPITLDDGTVVTEEENPRLESDYAFLSSLGPVFKTIGEKELDAIALRSYPEVTKINHIHTLGNSSGIVDGAAAILVTNDEGLKKYGLKPRAKILATVATGEDPTIMLTGPVSASQKALKQAGLSVKDIDLWEINEAFASVVLYVKKTLGIDESKINVNGGAIALGHPLGATGAILTGTVLDELERRDLRYGLITLCIGGGMGIATIIERLK; translated from the coding sequence ATGGGGAATTCCTATATTATTGATGCTGTCCGAACTCCGAGAGGAAAGGGCAAAAAACGCGGGACACTTGCATCCGTCCATCCACAAGAATTAGCTGCTGCCACATTAAAAGCCATCCAATCACGTACCGGAATCGATCCTAAAACGGTTGAAGAAGTTGTAATGGGTTGTGTATCCCAAGTTGCTGACCAAGCTGCATGTATCGCTCGTTATGCGGTTATGGCGGCTCATTGGCCAAAAGATGTTCCTGGTTATACAGTAAACCGTTTTTGCGGATCTGGATTACAAGCCCTTAACAACGTAGCAAACCATGTTGCTTCTGGAGCAATGGAAATTGGAGTTGGTGGTGGAGTTGAATCCATGAGCCGTGTGAAAATGGGTGATGATATGATGGGACGTGATTTTAATGTTGGTAACGATAAAATTGCTGCTCACTACAACCTAGTTCCACAAGGGATCTCTGCTGACCTTATTGCAACTAAGTATGATATTTCTCGTGAAGAGGCAGATCGTTTTGCTGAATCTTCACAACAAAAAGCACATGCAGCAGTTCAAAATGGTTACTTTAAAAAATCTGTGATCCCAATTACTTTGGATGATGGAACTGTTGTGACTGAAGAAGAAAACCCACGTTTGGAATCAGACTATGCTTTCCTTTCTAGCCTTGGTCCTGTATTCAAAACGATTGGTGAAAAAGAATTGGATGCGATTGCTCTTCGTTCTTACCCTGAAGTAACAAAAATTAACCACATCCACACACTCGGAAACTCTTCTGGAATCGTTGACGGTGCAGCTGCGATCCTAGTGACTAATGACGAAGGATTGAAAAAATACGGTTTGAAACCACGTGCAAAAATTCTTGCAACAGTGGCAACTGGTGAAGATCCAACGATCATGTTAACTGGTCCTGTTTCTGCTTCACAAAAAGCGTTGAAACAAGCTGGTCTTAGCGTAAAAGACATTGACCTTTGGGAAATCAACGAAGCTTTCGCATCTGTAGTGTTATACGTAAAGAAAACACTCGGAATTGATGAATCCAAAATCAATGTGAATGGGGGAGCGATTGCTCTTGGACATCCACTCGGAGCAACTGGTGCGATTTTAACTGGAACCGTACTTGACGAGTTGGAAAGAAGAGACCTTCGTTACGGCCTCATCACTCTTTGTATCGGTGGTGGTATGGGAATTGCTACGATCATCGAAAGATTGAAGTAA
- a CDS encoding NuoI/complex I 23 kDa subunit family protein encodes MGTVNVNNVAKKHQFSWYEKFYFWSIGKGLWITLKHFIKVAFFNKQVTIEYPDKKRQYSTRFRGMHSMKRDEKGRERCTACFCCMWICPANAIHIEAAEVPTDRQHLHPEDKFAKKFEINLLRCIFCGLCEEACPKGAIYLDGTGEMAADNREDLFLTKERMMEKTGGPILGQRI; translated from the coding sequence TTGGGAACCGTTAATGTCAACAACGTAGCCAAAAAACATCAGTTTTCTTGGTATGAGAAGTTTTATTTTTGGTCCATCGGCAAAGGCCTTTGGATCACTTTAAAACATTTCATTAAGGTAGCTTTTTTCAACAAACAAGTAACCATCGAATATCCTGATAAAAAACGCCAATATTCGACTCGCTTTCGTGGAATGCATTCCATGAAACGAGATGAAAAAGGCAGGGAACGATGTACTGCTTGTTTTTGTTGTATGTGGATTTGTCCTGCCAATGCCATTCATATTGAAGCAGCAGAAGTACCAACGGATCGTCAACACCTTCACCCTGAAGATAAGTTTGCTAAGAAGTTTGAAATCAACTTACTACGTTGTATTTTCTGTGGATTATGTGAGGAAGCCTGTCCTAAGGGTGCGATTTACTTAGACGGAACAGGCGAGATGGCAGCAGACAATCGTGAAGATTTATTTTTAACCAAAGAAAGAATGATGGAAAAAACTGGCGGACCGATTCTCGGCCAAAGGATTTAA
- a CDS encoding 2Fe-2S iron-sulfur cluster-binding protein → MVKIKIDGVEYEVDEKKNLIDATKEVGVEIPYFCYHPALSIVGMCRMCLIEIEGVPRLQAACNTPVKEGMGIITKSDRVIEARAGTMEFLLANHPLDCPVCDKAGECRLQDNAFGSGSGHSRFEFDKRNIPQEEIGTNLIINHNRCIVCYRCVRFEEEKVGQSNLGLFERGNHSIIGLAKSEPIDHNYQGALADICPVGALLNNKTLFKSRVWWYKSHKSVCHGCSTGCNVTTNVRDNKMYRYMVRENYDQGMFFLCDKGRFDLDWMNENRLHSYLEAGNPSTSKEVISKIVDRMKAAKSIAVLGGAHESNETLESLKKGFELVSRELGGKSIQWESRVTDAQNKETEQVDFLLTKDNHPNTKGAVDLGITSTSGISGIVNAVKSGAIDLVFVLKESIPEGIDPSKVISFDTNLTEAAKSASLAAPIQIFAESAGSFTNKNGLKQNFEQSMNPIKGLLNASGVVDLIIQKLTEKVEASVGNR, encoded by the coding sequence TTGGTTAAGATAAAGATAGACGGAGTCGAATACGAAGTCGACGAAAAGAAAAACCTCATCGACGCCACAAAAGAAGTAGGAGTCGAAATCCCTTACTTTTGTTACCACCCAGCACTCAGCATTGTCGGTATGTGCCGCATGTGTCTCATTGAAATTGAAGGTGTTCCTCGTTTACAAGCAGCTTGTAATACTCCTGTAAAAGAAGGAATGGGGATCATTACTAAGTCAGACCGAGTGATAGAAGCTCGCGCTGGTACAATGGAATTTTTACTCGCAAATCACCCGTTAGACTGTCCCGTTTGTGATAAAGCCGGAGAATGTCGTTTGCAAGATAACGCATTTGGTTCTGGTTCAGGACATTCAAGGTTTGAATTCGATAAAAGAAATATTCCTCAAGAAGAGATTGGAACCAATCTCATCATCAATCATAATCGTTGTATTGTTTGTTATCGTTGTGTTAGATTTGAAGAAGAAAAGGTTGGTCAGTCTAATCTTGGACTTTTTGAAAGAGGAAATCATTCCATCATTGGCCTGGCAAAATCAGAACCAATTGATCACAACTACCAAGGTGCTTTGGCAGATATTTGTCCAGTGGGAGCACTCCTAAATAATAAAACATTATTTAAGTCGCGTGTTTGGTGGTATAAATCACACAAATCAGTATGTCATGGATGTTCCACAGGTTGTAATGTAACAACGAATGTACGAGACAATAAAATGTATCGTTATATGGTTCGTGAAAACTATGACCAAGGTATGTTTTTCCTTTGTGACAAAGGAAGATTTGATTTGGATTGGATGAATGAGAATCGTCTTCATAGTTATTTGGAAGCGGGAAATCCTTCAACTTCCAAAGAAGTCATTTCTAAAATAGTAGATCGTATGAAAGCGGCGAAGTCGATTGCTGTTCTTGGTGGAGCTCATGAATCCAATGAAACGCTGGAATCACTAAAAAAAGGATTTGAGTTAGTTTCACGTGAGTTAGGTGGGAAATCCATTCAATGGGAATCCCGTGTGACAGATGCACAAAACAAAGAAACCGAACAAGTGGATTTTTTACTCACAAAAGACAACCACCCTAATACAAAGGGAGCTGTTGATTTGGGGATCACATCAACTTCAGGAATTTCGGGAATTGTAAATGCAGTTAAATCAGGTGCCATTGATTTAGTTTTCGTATTGAAAGAGTCAATCCCAGAAGGAATTGATCCATCAAAGGTAATTTCTTTTGACACTAATTTAACTGAAGCTGCGAAGAGCGCTAGTTTGGCGGCTCCAATTCAAATTTTTGCAGAATCTGCTGGTAGTTTTACCAATAAAAACGGCCTAAAACAAAACTTTGAGCAGTCGATGAATCCAATTAAGGGATTGTTAAACGCTTCTGGTGTTGTGGATTTGATTATCCAAAAACTAACTGAAAAAGTGGAGGCATCTGTTGGGAACCGTTAA